The proteins below are encoded in one region of Streptomyces roseirectus:
- a CDS encoding transglycosylase family protein produces the protein MSECADNTRRARTTAVLAGAALLAPLGLLATSGNAAAADSGVWDRIAKCESGGDWHINTGNGYYGGLQFSASTWRAYGGTAYAATADQASRAQQIAVATKVQRGQGWGAWPVCSSRAGAYGSAPSNSGAGTGSSGSGSSSGSGSASGSGSVKKYKSESSYKNRSNKSGSSGESSRKNSAPRSSENTTRGTVRAMPGANYTVRSGDTLSAIAERNGTTWGRLYSANKAVIGGNPDLIVPGQRLLV, from the coding sequence ATGTCCGAGTGTGCCGATAACACCCGCCGCGCCCGCACGACCGCTGTCCTCGCCGGGGCAGCGCTGCTCGCGCCCCTCGGTCTGCTGGCCACGAGCGGCAACGCCGCCGCAGCCGACAGCGGGGTGTGGGACCGGATCGCCAAGTGCGAGAGCGGCGGCGACTGGCACATCAACACCGGCAACGGCTACTACGGCGGGCTGCAGTTCTCCGCCTCGACCTGGCGCGCGTACGGCGGCACCGCCTACGCGGCGACGGCCGACCAGGCCAGCAGGGCGCAGCAGATCGCCGTCGCCACGAAGGTGCAGCGCGGGCAGGGCTGGGGCGCCTGGCCGGTGTGCTCGTCCCGGGCGGGGGCGTACGGCAGCGCGCCGTCGAACTCCGGGGCGGGGACGGGGTCTTCGGGCTCCGGCTCGTCGTCCGGGTCCGGCTCGGCGTCCGGGTCCGGCTCGGTGAAGAAGTACAAGAGCGAGAGCTCCTACAAGAACCGCTCGAACAAGAGCGGGTCGTCCGGCGAGAGTTCGCGCAAGAACTCCGCGCCGCGCTCCTCCGAGAACACCACGCGCGGCACGGTCCGTGCGATGCCGGGGGCCAACTACACCGTCCGCTCCGGTGACACGCTCAGCGCGATCGCCGAGCGCAACGGCACGACGTGGGGGCGGCTGTACTCCGCCAACAAGGCCGTCATCGGAGGCAACCCCGACCTGATCGTGCCCGGACAGCGGCTCCTCGTCTGA